The following are encoded in a window of Amaranthus tricolor cultivar Red isolate AtriRed21 chromosome 2, ASM2621246v1, whole genome shotgun sequence genomic DNA:
- the LOC130802239 gene encoding histone-lysine N-methyltransferase ATXR6-like, translated as MASPAQRRRTRAIKPICRPPLPSPDSDEESNFDYEEVHCEECGSGDNASDLLLCDGCDHGYHLYCLKPILVSVPKGSWFCPVCSGAKKLKKFPLVQTKIVDFFRIQKPPEEVGKQMADTHKRKRRSSFVVSKKSRKLLPFNPTKDPERRLEQMASLATALIATGTEFSNELTYVPGMAPRSANAAALENGGMQVMSKEDVETLTLCKKKMERGEWPPLLVVFDPKEGFTVQADRHIRDLTIITEYVGDVDYLHNRENDDGDSMMTLLSACKPSQSLVVCPDRRSNIARFINGINNYTPEGRKKQNLKCVRYDVGGECRVLLIANRDIRNGERLYYDYNGLENEYPTKHFV; from the exons ATGGCTTCACCAGCTCAACGACGTCGTACTCGAGCTATAAAACCCATTTGTCGGCCCCCATTACCGTCTCCAGATTCAGATGAAGAATCAAATTTTGATTACGAAGAAGTACACTGCGAGGAATGTGGATCTGGGGATAATGCTTCTGATTTGTTGCTTTGCGATGGTTGTGATCATGGTTATCATTTGTATTGCCTTAAACCTATTCTCGTTTCCGTTCCTAAAGGTTCCTGGTTTTGCCCAGTTTGTTCTGGTGCCAAAAAGCTCAAAA AATTCCCACTAGTTCAGACTAAAATTGTTGATTTCTTCAGAATCCAAAAGCCACCTGAAGAAGTTGGAAAGCAAATGGCAG ATACTCATAAGAGAAAGAGACGATCAAGCTTTGTGGTTTCAAAAAAGAGTAGAAAATTGTTGCCCTTCAATCCAACTAAGGATCCTGAAAGGAGATTAGAGCAGATGGCATCTTTAGCCACCGCATTGATAGCAACTGGGACGGAGTTCAGTAACGAGCTCACTTATGTTCCTGGCATGGCTCCTAGATCAGCAAACGCTGCTGCCCTTGAGAATGGGGGAATGCAG GTCATGTCAAAGGAAGATGTTGAAACATTAACTTTGTGCAAGAAGAAGATGGAAAGAGGGGAATGGCCTCCCCTTCTAGTTGTCTTTGATCCTAAAGAAGG GTTCACAGTACAGGCAGATAGACATATCAGGGATTTGACAATCATCACAGAATATGTAGGAGACGTTGATTACCTCCACAACCGAGAAAACGATGATGGGGATAGCATGATGACATTGCTTTCAGCTTGTAAACCTTCACAAAGCCTTGTTGTATGTCCGGACAGACGCAGCAACATTGCTCGCTTTATCAATGGCATTAACAACTATACTCC GGAAGGGAGGAAGAAGCAGAATCTGAAGTGTGTAAGATATGATGTAGGTGGAGAATGCAGAGTTTTGCTAATTGCAAATAGAGATATACGTAACGGAGAAAGACTGTATTATGATTATAACGGGCTTGAGAATGAATACCCAACCAAGCATTTTGTATAG